Proteins encoded within one genomic window of Oncorhynchus keta strain PuntledgeMale-10-30-2019 chromosome 12, Oket_V2, whole genome shotgun sequence:
- the LOC127906104 gene encoding uncharacterized protein LOC127906104 isoform X1, with translation MILESLNPSLLRKMDRNDERIKRALRRRPYVLKTVRVNTPDSVLWPTGKVHRRPKPSNSVQTPQIHKRPPIIVSYGQDQTSGDGWSINPEPLSQSGRVTRLIERKYDDLISSSSSDDFSIYSFTDCESECDDEDHERRTPKLKVENGKVTKLDVRDMDEDDLSLHSFDESDFLSPGKVSGPVSVKNGLSPLVSSAHRTLAEALRALPSAVGSPYPVNVPRPRTPLNPVIIAPPRTENFPYRHSPRLAPITNLSETGRKLLQEMAGVAPQEGKVNKKKKGKAKKELKQEKASKTQQMGNVGESKEEDKKEEKKSLRKRDGNLHLFRPWRIWLQMKDSREMQNVKASNTVICKCRTIVH, from the exons ATGATTCTTGAGTCACTCAACCCCTCCTTGCTAAG AAAGATGGATCGTAATGATGAGAGAATCAAAAGAGCTTTAAGACGCCGTCCTTATGTG TTGAAAACAGTGAGGGTGAACACCCCTGATTCCGTGTTGTGGCCAACCGGCAAGGTGCACAGAAGGCCAAAGCCT tctaattcagtgcagacCCCTCAGATCCACAAAAGGCCT CCAATCATTGTGAGCTATGGGCAGGACCAGACATCTGGGGATGGATGGAGCATCAATCCAGAGCCTCTCAGCCAG tcTGGAAGGGTGACTCGGCTGATAGAGAGAAAATATGATGACCTGATCTCATCCTCCAGTTCTGATGACTTTTCCATCTACTCCTTCACTGACTGTGAATCTGAG TGTGATGATGAGGATCATGAAAGGAGGACCCCAAAGCTGAAAGTTGAGAATGGAAAGGTGACAAAGCTTGATGTGAGGGATATGGATGAGGATGATCTGTCTCTCCACTCCTTCGATGAGTCAGACTTCCTG AGCCCAGGGAAGGTCTCAGGTCCTGTATCTGTCAAGAATGGCCTCTCTCCTCTTGTGAGCTCAGCACACCGGACCCTGGCTGAAGCCCTACGGGCCCTGCCCTCTGCTGTAGGCTCTCCCTACCCAGTAAATGTTCCAAGGCCTCGGACTCCTCTCAACCCTGTCATTATCGCTCCGCCCCGAACAGAGAACTTCCCATACCGCCACAGCCCTCGCCTGGCTCCCATCACCAACCTGAGCGAGACCGGCAGGAAGCTGCTCCAGGAAATGGCTGGAGTGGCCCCACAG GAAGGGAAGGTCAATAAGAAAAAGAAGGGCAAGGCCAAAAAGGAATTGAAGCAAGAGAAGGCTAGTAAGACGCAACAGATGGGAAATGTTGGAGAAAGTAAGGAGGAGGACAAGAAAGAGGAAAAgaagagtctgaggaagag AGATGGAAATCTACACCTGTTTAGACCTTGGAGGATATGGCTTCAGATgaaagacagcagagagatgCAGAACGTAAAAGCTTCAAACACTGTGATATGCAAATGTAGGACCATTGTACACTGA
- the LOC127906101 gene encoding uncharacterized protein LOC127906101 isoform X2 yields the protein MDRNDERIKRALRRRPYVLKPVRVNTPDSVLWPTGKVHRRPKPSNSVQTPQIHKRPPIIVSYGQDQTSGDGWSINPEPLSQSGRVTRLIERKYDDVISSSSSDDFSIYSFTDCESECDDEDHERRTPKLKVENGKVTKLDVRDMDEDDLSLHSFDESDFLSPGKVSGPVSVKNGLSPLVSSAHRTLAEALRALPSAVGSPYPVNVPRPRTPLNPVIIAPPRTENFPYRHSPRLAPITNLSETGRKLLQEMAGVAPQEGKVNKKKKGKAKKELKQEKASKTQQMGNVGESKEEDKKEEKKSLRKRDGNLHLFRPWRIWLQMKDSREMQNVKASNTVICKCRTIVH from the exons ATGGATCGTAATGATGAGAGAATCAAAAGAGCTTTAAGACGCCGTCCTTATGTG TTGAAACCAGTGAGGGTGAACACCCCTGATTCCGTGTTGTGGCCAACCGGCAAGGTGCACAGAAGGCCAAAGCCT tctaattcagtgcagacCCCTCAGATCCACAAAAGGCCT CCAATCATTGTGAGCTATGGGCAGGACCAGACATCTGGGGATGGATGGAGCATCAATCCAGAGCCTCTCAGCCAG tcTGGAAGGGTGACTCGGCTGATAGAGAGAAAATATGATGATGTGATCTCATCCTCCAGTTCTGATGACTTTTCCATCTACTCCTTCACTGACTGTGAATCTGAG TGTGATGATGAGGATCATGAAAGGAGGACCCCAAAGCTGAAAGTTGAGAATGGAAAGGTGACAAAGCTTGATGTGAGGGATATGGATGAGGATGATCTGTCTCTCCACTCCTTCGATGAGTCAGACTTCCTG AGCCCAGGGAAGGTCTCAGGTCCTGTATCTGTCAAGAATGGCCTCTCTCCTCTTGTGAGCTCAGCACACCGGACCCTGGCTGAAGCCCTACGGGCCCTGCCCTCTGCTGTAGGCTCTCCCTACCCAGTAAATGTTCCAAGGCCTCGGACTCCTCTCAACCCTGTCATTATCGCTCCGCCCCGAACAGAGAACTTCCCATACCGCCACAGCCCTCGCCTGGCTCCCATCACCAACCTGAGCGAGACCGGCAGGAAGCTGCTCCAGGAAATGGCTGGAGTGGCCCCACAG GAAGGGAAGGTCAATAAGAAAAAGAAGGGCAAGGCCAAAAAGGAATTGAAGCAAGAGAAGGCTAGTAAGACGCAACAGATGGGAAATGTTGGAGAAAGTAAGGAGGAGGACAAGAAAGAGGAAAAgaagagtctgaggaagag AGATGGAAATCTACACCTGTTTAGACCTTGGAGGATATGGCTTCAGATgaaagacagcagagagatgCAGAACGTAAAAGCTTCAAACACTGTGATATGCAAATGTAGGACCATTGTACACTGA
- the LOC127906104 gene encoding uncharacterized protein LOC127906104 isoform X3, giving the protein MILESLNPSLLRKMDRNDERIKRALRRRPYVLKTVRVNTPDSVLWPTGKVHRRPKPPIIVSYGQDQTSGDGWSINPEPLSQSGRVTRLIERKYDDLISSSSSDDFSIYSFTDCESECDDEDHERRTPKLKVENGKVTKLDVRDMDEDDLSLHSFDESDFLSPGKVSGPVSVKNGLSPLVSSAHRTLAEALRALPSAVGSPYPVNVPRPRTPLNPVIIAPPRTENFPYRHSPRLAPITNLSETGRKLLQEMAGVAPQEGKVNKKKKGKAKKELKQEKASKTQQMGNVGESKEEDKKEEKKSLRKRDGNLHLFRPWRIWLQMKDSREMQNVKASNTVICKCRTIVH; this is encoded by the exons ATGATTCTTGAGTCACTCAACCCCTCCTTGCTAAG AAAGATGGATCGTAATGATGAGAGAATCAAAAGAGCTTTAAGACGCCGTCCTTATGTG TTGAAAACAGTGAGGGTGAACACCCCTGATTCCGTGTTGTGGCCAACCGGCAAGGTGCACAGAAGGCCAAAGCCT CCAATCATTGTGAGCTATGGGCAGGACCAGACATCTGGGGATGGATGGAGCATCAATCCAGAGCCTCTCAGCCAG tcTGGAAGGGTGACTCGGCTGATAGAGAGAAAATATGATGACCTGATCTCATCCTCCAGTTCTGATGACTTTTCCATCTACTCCTTCACTGACTGTGAATCTGAG TGTGATGATGAGGATCATGAAAGGAGGACCCCAAAGCTGAAAGTTGAGAATGGAAAGGTGACAAAGCTTGATGTGAGGGATATGGATGAGGATGATCTGTCTCTCCACTCCTTCGATGAGTCAGACTTCCTG AGCCCAGGGAAGGTCTCAGGTCCTGTATCTGTCAAGAATGGCCTCTCTCCTCTTGTGAGCTCAGCACACCGGACCCTGGCTGAAGCCCTACGGGCCCTGCCCTCTGCTGTAGGCTCTCCCTACCCAGTAAATGTTCCAAGGCCTCGGACTCCTCTCAACCCTGTCATTATCGCTCCGCCCCGAACAGAGAACTTCCCATACCGCCACAGCCCTCGCCTGGCTCCCATCACCAACCTGAGCGAGACCGGCAGGAAGCTGCTCCAGGAAATGGCTGGAGTGGCCCCACAG GAAGGGAAGGTCAATAAGAAAAAGAAGGGCAAGGCCAAAAAGGAATTGAAGCAAGAGAAGGCTAGTAAGACGCAACAGATGGGAAATGTTGGAGAAAGTAAGGAGGAGGACAAGAAAGAGGAAAAgaagagtctgaggaagag AGATGGAAATCTACACCTGTTTAGACCTTGGAGGATATGGCTTCAGATgaaagacagcagagagatgCAGAACGTAAAAGCTTCAAACACTGTGATATGCAAATGTAGGACCATTGTACACTGA
- the LOC127906101 gene encoding uncharacterized protein LOC127906101 isoform X1, with amino-acid sequence MILESLNPSLLRKMDRNDERIKRALRRRPYVLKPVRVNTPDSVLWPTGKVHRRPKPSNSVQTPQIHKRPPIIVSYGQDQTSGDGWSINPEPLSQSGRVTRLIERKYDDVISSSSSDDFSIYSFTDCESECDDEDHERRTPKLKVENGKVTKLDVRDMDEDDLSLHSFDESDFLSPGKVSGPVSVKNGLSPLVSSAHRTLAEALRALPSAVGSPYPVNVPRPRTPLNPVIIAPPRTENFPYRHSPRLAPITNLSETGRKLLQEMAGVAPQEGKVNKKKKGKAKKELKQEKASKTQQMGNVGESKEEDKKEEKKSLRKRDGNLHLFRPWRIWLQMKDSREMQNVKASNTVICKCRTIVH; translated from the exons ATGATTCTTGAGTCACTCAACCCCTCCTTGCTAAG AAAGATGGATCGTAATGATGAGAGAATCAAAAGAGCTTTAAGACGCCGTCCTTATGTG TTGAAACCAGTGAGGGTGAACACCCCTGATTCCGTGTTGTGGCCAACCGGCAAGGTGCACAGAAGGCCAAAGCCT tctaattcagtgcagacCCCTCAGATCCACAAAAGGCCT CCAATCATTGTGAGCTATGGGCAGGACCAGACATCTGGGGATGGATGGAGCATCAATCCAGAGCCTCTCAGCCAG tcTGGAAGGGTGACTCGGCTGATAGAGAGAAAATATGATGATGTGATCTCATCCTCCAGTTCTGATGACTTTTCCATCTACTCCTTCACTGACTGTGAATCTGAG TGTGATGATGAGGATCATGAAAGGAGGACCCCAAAGCTGAAAGTTGAGAATGGAAAGGTGACAAAGCTTGATGTGAGGGATATGGATGAGGATGATCTGTCTCTCCACTCCTTCGATGAGTCAGACTTCCTG AGCCCAGGGAAGGTCTCAGGTCCTGTATCTGTCAAGAATGGCCTCTCTCCTCTTGTGAGCTCAGCACACCGGACCCTGGCTGAAGCCCTACGGGCCCTGCCCTCTGCTGTAGGCTCTCCCTACCCAGTAAATGTTCCAAGGCCTCGGACTCCTCTCAACCCTGTCATTATCGCTCCGCCCCGAACAGAGAACTTCCCATACCGCCACAGCCCTCGCCTGGCTCCCATCACCAACCTGAGCGAGACCGGCAGGAAGCTGCTCCAGGAAATGGCTGGAGTGGCCCCACAG GAAGGGAAGGTCAATAAGAAAAAGAAGGGCAAGGCCAAAAAGGAATTGAAGCAAGAGAAGGCTAGTAAGACGCAACAGATGGGAAATGTTGGAGAAAGTAAGGAGGAGGACAAGAAAGAGGAAAAgaagagtctgaggaagag AGATGGAAATCTACACCTGTTTAGACCTTGGAGGATATGGCTTCAGATgaaagacagcagagagatgCAGAACGTAAAAGCTTCAAACACTGTGATATGCAAATGTAGGACCATTGTACACTGA
- the LOC127906104 gene encoding uncharacterized protein LOC127906104 isoform X2, producing MDRNDERIKRALRRRPYVLKTVRVNTPDSVLWPTGKVHRRPKPSNSVQTPQIHKRPPIIVSYGQDQTSGDGWSINPEPLSQSGRVTRLIERKYDDLISSSSSDDFSIYSFTDCESECDDEDHERRTPKLKVENGKVTKLDVRDMDEDDLSLHSFDESDFLSPGKVSGPVSVKNGLSPLVSSAHRTLAEALRALPSAVGSPYPVNVPRPRTPLNPVIIAPPRTENFPYRHSPRLAPITNLSETGRKLLQEMAGVAPQEGKVNKKKKGKAKKELKQEKASKTQQMGNVGESKEEDKKEEKKSLRKRDGNLHLFRPWRIWLQMKDSREMQNVKASNTVICKCRTIVH from the exons ATGGATCGTAATGATGAGAGAATCAAAAGAGCTTTAAGACGCCGTCCTTATGTG TTGAAAACAGTGAGGGTGAACACCCCTGATTCCGTGTTGTGGCCAACCGGCAAGGTGCACAGAAGGCCAAAGCCT tctaattcagtgcagacCCCTCAGATCCACAAAAGGCCT CCAATCATTGTGAGCTATGGGCAGGACCAGACATCTGGGGATGGATGGAGCATCAATCCAGAGCCTCTCAGCCAG tcTGGAAGGGTGACTCGGCTGATAGAGAGAAAATATGATGACCTGATCTCATCCTCCAGTTCTGATGACTTTTCCATCTACTCCTTCACTGACTGTGAATCTGAG TGTGATGATGAGGATCATGAAAGGAGGACCCCAAAGCTGAAAGTTGAGAATGGAAAGGTGACAAAGCTTGATGTGAGGGATATGGATGAGGATGATCTGTCTCTCCACTCCTTCGATGAGTCAGACTTCCTG AGCCCAGGGAAGGTCTCAGGTCCTGTATCTGTCAAGAATGGCCTCTCTCCTCTTGTGAGCTCAGCACACCGGACCCTGGCTGAAGCCCTACGGGCCCTGCCCTCTGCTGTAGGCTCTCCCTACCCAGTAAATGTTCCAAGGCCTCGGACTCCTCTCAACCCTGTCATTATCGCTCCGCCCCGAACAGAGAACTTCCCATACCGCCACAGCCCTCGCCTGGCTCCCATCACCAACCTGAGCGAGACCGGCAGGAAGCTGCTCCAGGAAATGGCTGGAGTGGCCCCACAG GAAGGGAAGGTCAATAAGAAAAAGAAGGGCAAGGCCAAAAAGGAATTGAAGCAAGAGAAGGCTAGTAAGACGCAACAGATGGGAAATGTTGGAGAAAGTAAGGAGGAGGACAAGAAAGAGGAAAAgaagagtctgaggaagag AGATGGAAATCTACACCTGTTTAGACCTTGGAGGATATGGCTTCAGATgaaagacagcagagagatgCAGAACGTAAAAGCTTCAAACACTGTGATATGCAAATGTAGGACCATTGTACACTGA
- the LOC127906104 gene encoding uncharacterized protein LOC127906104 isoform X4 — MILESLNPSLLRKMDRNDERIKRALRRRPYVLKTVRVNTPDSVLWPTGKVHRRPKPSGRVTRLIERKYDDLISSSSSDDFSIYSFTDCESECDDEDHERRTPKLKVENGKVTKLDVRDMDEDDLSLHSFDESDFLSPGKVSGPVSVKNGLSPLVSSAHRTLAEALRALPSAVGSPYPVNVPRPRTPLNPVIIAPPRTENFPYRHSPRLAPITNLSETGRKLLQEMAGVAPQEGKVNKKKKGKAKKELKQEKASKTQQMGNVGESKEEDKKEEKKSLRKRDGNLHLFRPWRIWLQMKDSREMQNVKASNTVICKCRTIVH, encoded by the exons ATGATTCTTGAGTCACTCAACCCCTCCTTGCTAAG AAAGATGGATCGTAATGATGAGAGAATCAAAAGAGCTTTAAGACGCCGTCCTTATGTG TTGAAAACAGTGAGGGTGAACACCCCTGATTCCGTGTTGTGGCCAACCGGCAAGGTGCACAGAAGGCCAAAGCCT tcTGGAAGGGTGACTCGGCTGATAGAGAGAAAATATGATGACCTGATCTCATCCTCCAGTTCTGATGACTTTTCCATCTACTCCTTCACTGACTGTGAATCTGAG TGTGATGATGAGGATCATGAAAGGAGGACCCCAAAGCTGAAAGTTGAGAATGGAAAGGTGACAAAGCTTGATGTGAGGGATATGGATGAGGATGATCTGTCTCTCCACTCCTTCGATGAGTCAGACTTCCTG AGCCCAGGGAAGGTCTCAGGTCCTGTATCTGTCAAGAATGGCCTCTCTCCTCTTGTGAGCTCAGCACACCGGACCCTGGCTGAAGCCCTACGGGCCCTGCCCTCTGCTGTAGGCTCTCCCTACCCAGTAAATGTTCCAAGGCCTCGGACTCCTCTCAACCCTGTCATTATCGCTCCGCCCCGAACAGAGAACTTCCCATACCGCCACAGCCCTCGCCTGGCTCCCATCACCAACCTGAGCGAGACCGGCAGGAAGCTGCTCCAGGAAATGGCTGGAGTGGCCCCACAG GAAGGGAAGGTCAATAAGAAAAAGAAGGGCAAGGCCAAAAAGGAATTGAAGCAAGAGAAGGCTAGTAAGACGCAACAGATGGGAAATGTTGGAGAAAGTAAGGAGGAGGACAAGAAAGAGGAAAAgaagagtctgaggaagag AGATGGAAATCTACACCTGTTTAGACCTTGGAGGATATGGCTTCAGATgaaagacagcagagagatgCAGAACGTAAAAGCTTCAAACACTGTGATATGCAAATGTAGGACCATTGTACACTGA